The region ATGTTAATGTTTtccattttttctgtcatttgaggGAGGGAGAGGCTTACATCAACATGGTTCAAATTATAAACCATTGCACCTGCATTGTTAGAACATATCTTCCGTGTGATTCAAACCTTTTTTTTGTCAGGCTATATAGGTTAAAATGTCGAAACTTTCTTTTTGTATATATAGCATTCGCAATATGTTATCATGCATGGCAATGCGAACTGTATGAATCAATGCTTGTTTATGCTTCACTTTATCCCCATGAATCCCTTGTGATTATTATAAATGTTTTTCTTAATGCAGACATTACAGGGAGCATTGCTCAGCTGTACATACACTGTACTTGACTATGCCCAAACCGGTTTGATTGCAGCAGTTTTCTTCTTTAAAGTAAGATGGCTATCCCTTTTAATATTTTTCCTTCCCTCATTGAATACTCATAAATTATATGCCCAAAATGATACAAAAAATTTATGAAACCCTAGCTTATTGTAGTTTGCTTGATATCGTTGGCTCAATTAGACTTTATATTTGCTTATGACTATTATAATTTGTTCTTGATTTAGGATTGAGTCTATGTATCCCTATAAACATGGATTGATTTTTAGTCTTTGGTATCAAGTTAGTATTGTCATAATGAGACCTTCCCTTACCAGTAGAGCTTCTGTGGAATCTTACTAATTCTTTCACAACTCTGAGGTGTAAATATAgtagtatatatatatatatatatatatatatatatatatatatatatatatatatatatatatatacgtTTAGCTTGTAGTAAACTTAAGAAAAATGTACTAGTTGTCTTGGTAAACATATTTTCAGTAAGAACAGTTAACTAGATAATTAGTTAGTTATTATGCTAGAAAAATGTTTAAGTTATTTACTTAGTTGATAATTAATcatgtggtggtggtggtggttggTTGAACTTTACGAAGAAATCAAGTATTGTACATGCTAGATGAAATGTTTAAGACTATATAAGTAAAATTGTATTTATATTGTGTGGACATTCATGTACCGAGACAATAATATGTAATATGTGAAGCAGTATCTTGTTTTCAATGTAATGTTGTTGTTTATTCTAAAAAACATTTTACTTtatattttagtttttatttatCGTCAAATAACATAAAAAGAATTAAGAATTAAGAATTAAGAATTAAGAATTTCAATATTCATTAGAAAAGCTTACTTTTCACTTCACCGTATACATCGCTAGACTTGCATCCGCTCTATGATCTCTAGTGAATTAAGTAATTAGAACTTATTCAAAACGTTGTACCGGTTCAGTGCCTAAAGGATCTGTATGTGGATCTCTATATGTAATATGAACAGGTAGCCAAAGAAGGGGTACAGTTACCGCCAGACAGAACAGTTTGCCCCCTGTGCTTGCAGAAGCGCGTAAATCCATCTGTAATTACGGTTTCAGGTTTCGTCTTCTGCTATGCCTGTGTATTCAAGTTTGTTACTCAGGTGAGAGCTCTAGACACCTTAACTGTGACTTGGAAAGGAATTAAATAACTTGAATATCATTTGGTTTACTGTGTATTTTTGCTCATGACAGTATAAGCGTTGTCCAGCAACGATGATGCCTGCAACAGTTGACCAGATAAGGAGACTCTTTCATGATGTATAGTCCCAGTTGGAGCTGCTATAAACGAGTAGATGAGTAAAACATTCGCAATGGTTGTTGCACTGATCTATGTTTATTTTAGTGTTGGGAGAGGCAAGTAAGAAGCATAATGTTGTAGCTATCTGTAGTAGTTAATGTTGTAGCATTGTTCAATCTTCAACTCTTATGAACAAACATCTTCTATGAtagagctcaatgtttgttcataaatttgtgtaattaatgggtacatttgtagtatatgtaatgacttgtaaatgtgtacataaatttgtatatattttgatacattcaaggcaaaattggtttgaattggtatatatatatatatatatatatttgttagccaaaaattggtagaaaaaaggccaaaatggcatgtataaaatgtgataactgtctgtcaaaatctggttgaaaacaggtagaaattctggtttataaacctggaaaaaatgtggtttaaaacaaaagcttcaaaattttcgtatacattagacagcgcttttgtaaaaagcgctgtctaagggggggattagaaagcgctttaggcaaaagcgctgtctaagggggggggcttataaagcgctgtctaagccccccccttagacagcgcttttgcctaaagcgctgtctaaggtatacctaaaaaattaaaatagggggggcttagacagcgctttctgaaaagcgctgtctaagcccccccccccttagacagcgcttttgccaaaagcgctgtctaaggtatacctaaaaaaactaaaataggagggtcttagaaagcgcttttggccaaagcgctgtctaagggggggggcttagacagcgcttttaagatttaaaaaagcgctgtctaaacctttagcagcggaggtttagacagcgctttaaagcgctgtctaaggctaaaaaaagcgctgtctaaggtcttgtttggcgtagtgTTATGAGAATGCCAAACTTTATAAGGAGCGGGCAAAAAAATGGCATGGTTAGAAGATCCTAAGAAAGGAGTTTGTGGAGGGACAGTTGGTGCTCTTGTTTAATTCCAGGTTAAAACCTTTCCCGGGAAAGTTGAAATCCAGATGGTTCGGCCCGCTTTTGGTTCACCAAGTGTTTCCCCATGGAGTAATAGAActtaaaaatcaaattaatgaGGACACATTTAAAGTGAACAGACAAAGATTGAAAACTTATTAAAAGGGAAAGACAGTGGGTTGATAGATAATGTTCGTCTCAGAGGATAAGATGGAggaccgtcgagccatgcgacgttaaacgaagcgcttcgtgggcGGCAACCCACGTTGTTTAAGTCTGGAAATTTCCGTTGTTTTGGTGTGTTTCATTTTTTTTGTAGGTTCACGCAGTGATCGCATAGGACGGAAGGAGAAGTTTGAACTCAACCAATAGAATACAGTATGTTAGAAGAGCAAGGAGAGACAGGTTAAAAAATAAAGTTGTTTTTCAAAAAATAGGGTCCTGACACGGGTGTCCGTGTCAGGCAGCGTGTGGTCAGAATTTTGGGTTTTTCAACTTCACTTTGTGTGGTCCCCACCCGATTTTTTCACCAATAACCACCATATTAACTCATCATTAATCCTATTAATCAGATTTTCTCCACCTTTCTCTCTCTTTCTCACTTAACCCTCCTTCTTCCTCCTTTATCTCTCACATAACTCCATAGCCTCCACCATTAAAGCCCATTCCTTTATCACCATAAACCTTCCAAATCGCCTACTCACTTCACAAAAGCAGCTCCACT is a window of Lathyrus oleraceus cultivar Zhongwan6 chromosome 6, CAAS_Psat_ZW6_1.0, whole genome shotgun sequence DNA encoding:
- the LOC127092613 gene encoding peroxisome biogenesis protein 12; this encodes MDASSRISKIRSRERERLRGPQWIKTLQGALLSCTYTVLDYAQTGLIAAVFFFKVAKEGVQLPPDRTVCPLCLQKRVNPSVITVSGFVFCYACVFKFVTQYKRCPATMMPATVDQIRRLFHDV